One region of Oncorhynchus keta strain PuntledgeMale-10-30-2019 chromosome 24, Oket_V2, whole genome shotgun sequence genomic DNA includes:
- the LOC118357562 gene encoding sclerostin-like, protein MQVSLALLVSSTVLLLLQGCCTFVQGWRVLKNDATEIVPEYTENIQPPEEPIPLASNNNNNTMNRPKHGGRRSSANTASYSASELSCRELRSTRYITDGSCRSAKPVKELVCSGQCMPAHLLPNSIVRGKWWRSSASDYRCIPAHSRTQRVQLQCPNGNSRTYKIRVVTSCKCKRYSRHHNQSEAKEASSLPEPRRNKKRTRPPGSQSKSNTPTLVSNSY, encoded by the exons ATGCAGGTGTCTCTCGCGCTCCTTGTCTCCAGCAccgtgctgctgctgctacagggATGTTGTACCTTCGTGCAAGGGTGGAGGGTGCTAAAAAACGATGCTACAGAGATCGTACCAGAATATACTGAAAACATACAGCCTCCCGAGGAACCAATACCACTGGCttctaataataacaataatacaatGAATCGACCAAAACACGGGGGAAGGAGGTCATCAgcaaacacagcctcctata GTGCCTCGGAGCTGAGCTGCAGAGAGTTGCGCTCCACCCGTTACATCACTGATGGCTCCTGCCGCAGTGCCAAGCCCGTCAAGGAGCTGGTGTGCTCGGGTCAGTGCATGCCTGCCCACCTCCTACCCAACTCTATCGTGCGCGGCAAATGGTGGCGGAGCAGCGCTTCCGACTACCGCTGCATCCCGGCCCACTCCCGAACCCAGCGGGTGCAGCTGCAGTGCCCCAACGGCAACAGCCGGACTTACAAAATCCGCGTGGTCACCTCCTGCAAGTGCAAGCGCTATAGCCGCCACCACAACCAGTCAGAGGCCAAGGAGGCCTCCTCTTTGCCCGAGCCCCGACGCAACAAGAAACGCACCCGGCCTCCCGGGAGTCAGAGCAAGAGCAACACCCCGACGCTGGTCAGCAACTCCTACTGA